The following proteins come from a genomic window of Microbacterium lemovicicum:
- a CDS encoding FKBP-type peptidyl-prolyl cis-trans isomerase — protein MTNERTKPEFDAPQGPAPSDLVIRDIEVGDGAEAKPGDTVTVHYAGVEYESGEEFDSSWGRGESIQFPLRGLIQGWQDGIPGMKVGGRRELVIPPHLAYGPAGGHFLGGKTLIFIIDLLAVG, from the coding sequence ATGACCAACGAACGCACCAAGCCCGAATTCGACGCCCCCCAGGGCCCCGCCCCCAGCGACCTCGTCATCCGCGACATCGAGGTGGGCGACGGCGCCGAGGCCAAGCCCGGCGACACGGTCACCGTGCACTACGCCGGCGTCGAGTACGAGTCCGGCGAGGAGTTCGACTCCTCCTGGGGCCGGGGCGAGAGCATCCAGTTCCCCCTTCGCGGCCTCATCCAGGGGTGGCAGGACGGCATCCCGGGCATGAAGGTCGGCGGCCGCCGCGAGCTCGTCATCCCGCCGCACCTGGCGTACGGTCCCGCCGGCGGACACTTCCTCGGCGGCAAGACCCTCATCTTCATCATCGATCTGCTCGCCGTCGGCTGA
- the hisD gene encoding histidinol dehydrogenase: protein MRFTPAVLEGLRGSFHHLKTPLVDAPAAQRDPAVIETVSRMLLDIQRRGMDAVLDYARSLDGYSGGEVELAPDRIASSGDRLPADLRAAIELGSQRTRAFAVEQRSHLTGFQTELVPGLVTGVRYVPVSRVGAYLPAGRFPLTASAFMTVGVAKEAGVPTVIACTPPQPHGGANDAVVYAAHLSGVDRVFVLGGVQALAAMAYGLLGELPVDMLVGAGNAFVAEAKRQLFGAVAIDLLAGPSEVAVISDETADPEIVAADLLGQAEHGPNSPAALVTTSEEHGRAVVAAVDRQLAGLATEPIAGPAWRDYGSVTVADDRETAAALMDDLAPEHLEVISADDDWYHDRLRNYGSIFLGPWSTVAYSDKGMAGTNHVLPTAGGAKHSAGLSVSRFLKPLTYQRIVREATPELANAVQVISDSEGMAAHSATATMRLATYA from the coding sequence ATGCGCTTCACTCCTGCCGTCCTCGAGGGCCTCCGGGGCTCGTTCCACCACCTCAAGACGCCGCTCGTCGACGCGCCGGCCGCCCAGCGCGACCCGGCGGTGATCGAGACGGTCTCCCGCATGTTGCTGGACATCCAGCGCCGCGGCATGGACGCCGTACTCGACTATGCCCGATCGCTCGACGGCTACAGCGGGGGAGAGGTCGAGCTCGCACCCGACCGCATCGCCTCGAGCGGCGACCGGCTGCCCGCCGACCTCCGCGCGGCGATCGAGCTCGGATCGCAGCGCACCCGCGCGTTCGCGGTCGAGCAGCGCTCGCATCTGACGGGCTTCCAGACGGAGCTCGTGCCCGGGCTCGTCACGGGCGTGCGCTACGTCCCGGTCTCCCGCGTCGGCGCCTACCTGCCCGCCGGTCGCTTCCCCCTGACGGCGAGCGCGTTCATGACCGTCGGCGTGGCCAAGGAGGCCGGCGTGCCGACGGTCATCGCCTGCACGCCGCCCCAGCCGCACGGCGGCGCCAACGACGCGGTCGTCTACGCCGCGCACCTGTCGGGTGTGGACCGCGTGTTCGTCCTCGGCGGGGTGCAGGCGCTCGCGGCGATGGCGTACGGGCTCTTGGGCGAGCTGCCCGTCGACATGCTCGTCGGCGCGGGCAACGCCTTCGTCGCCGAGGCGAAACGACAGCTGTTCGGCGCCGTCGCCATCGACCTGCTCGCGGGGCCCTCCGAGGTCGCGGTCATCTCCGACGAGACCGCCGACCCCGAGATCGTGGCCGCGGACCTCCTCGGGCAGGCCGAGCACGGCCCGAACTCGCCCGCCGCGCTCGTGACGACGTCGGAGGAGCACGGCCGCGCCGTCGTCGCCGCTGTCGACCGTCAGCTCGCCGGACTCGCGACGGAGCCCATCGCCGGGCCCGCCTGGCGCGACTACGGCTCGGTGACGGTCGCCGACGACCGCGAGACGGCTGCTGCGCTCATGGACGATCTGGCGCCGGAGCACCTCGAGGTCATCTCGGCCGACGACGACTGGTACCACGACCGGCTGCGCAACTACGGCTCGATCTTCCTCGGACCGTGGAGCACCGTCGCCTACTCGGACAAGGGGATGGCGGGCACCAACCACGTGCTCCCGACCGCGGGCGGCGCCAAGCACAGCGCCGGCCTGTCGGTGTCGCGCTTCCTGAAGCCGCTCACCTACCAGCGCATCGTGCGCGAGGCGACGCCGGAGCTCGCGAACGCCGTCCAGGTGATATCCGACTCCGAGGGCATGGCCGCCCACAGCGCCACCGCCACCATGCGCCTCGCCACCTACGCCTGA
- a CDS encoding PrsW family intramembrane metalloprotease: protein MTSPSPLSRPHDGTPASIVRPPASPPVLPVVPRKGRSASIWLIAVTVVVLLAVAGYFLAALGPAASIAGMVLALIPLAGVLFAVRLIDRWEPEPRSLVILAVAWGAVVAVAIALGVDLLLTLVLGRADTPAAEALSSVVQAPLVEEFAKGLGVFLIFVTARRAFDGPVDGVVYGALVGAGFAFTENIQYFAVSLIEGGATQATVTFFLRGVLSPFAHVMFTAVTGFALGLAARRGLRAGQALGLWVAGMAGAAVLHALWNGSAAFFDFFALYATLQVPLFVLFVLGVLALRREEARLTRARLGEYAAVGWFTAQEVDMLATPAGRRAGIAWARSLPGDRAGTMKAFITEATALAAARQRALSGRDAAAARDEHVLLQRSVAARAALFAR, encoded by the coding sequence ATGACCTCTCCGTCCCCGCTGTCCCGACCGCACGACGGGACGCCGGCGAGCATCGTCCGGCCGCCGGCATCCCCTCCGGTGCTTCCCGTCGTCCCCCGCAAGGGACGCAGCGCGTCGATCTGGCTCATCGCCGTCACCGTCGTGGTGCTGCTGGCCGTCGCGGGGTACTTCCTCGCGGCACTCGGGCCCGCGGCATCCATCGCCGGAATGGTCCTCGCGCTCATCCCGCTCGCGGGGGTGCTGTTCGCGGTGCGCCTCATCGACCGGTGGGAGCCGGAGCCGCGGAGCCTGGTGATCCTCGCTGTGGCGTGGGGCGCCGTCGTGGCCGTGGCGATCGCGCTGGGGGTCGATCTGCTGCTGACGCTCGTGCTCGGCCGGGCCGACACGCCCGCGGCGGAGGCGCTCAGCTCCGTCGTGCAGGCGCCCCTCGTGGAGGAGTTCGCGAAGGGCCTCGGCGTCTTCCTCATCTTCGTGACGGCCCGTCGGGCGTTCGACGGTCCGGTGGACGGGGTCGTGTACGGCGCGCTCGTGGGCGCCGGCTTCGCCTTCACCGAGAACATCCAGTACTTCGCCGTCAGCCTCATCGAGGGCGGCGCGACCCAGGCGACGGTCACGTTCTTCCTGCGGGGCGTGCTCTCGCCGTTCGCGCACGTCATGTTCACCGCGGTCACGGGCTTCGCGCTGGGACTCGCCGCGCGCCGGGGACTCCGCGCGGGGCAGGCGCTCGGGCTGTGGGTGGCGGGAATGGCGGGCGCCGCCGTGCTGCACGCGCTGTGGAACGGCTCCGCGGCCTTCTTCGACTTCTTCGCGCTCTACGCCACGCTGCAGGTGCCCCTCTTCGTCCTGTTCGTGCTCGGAGTGCTGGCGCTGCGCCGGGAGGAGGCGCGGCTCACCCGCGCCCGGCTGGGGGAGTACGCGGCTGTCGGATGGTTCACCGCCCAGGAGGTCGACATGCTGGCCACGCCGGCCGGACGGCGGGCGGGCATCGCCTGGGCACGCAGCCTGCCCGGCGACCGAGCCGGCACGATGAAGGCCTTCATCACCGAGGCGACGGCGCTCGCCGCGGCCCGTCAGCGCGCGCTGTCGGGCCGCGATGCCGCGGCCGCCCGAGACGAGCACGTGCTGCTGCAGCGGTCGGTCGCCGCCCGAGCTGCGCTGTTCGCCCGCTGA